Proteins encoded together in one Gemmatimonadetes bacterium T265 window:
- the sigW gene encoding RNA polymerase sigma factor, protein MAVSTTTVPGANLDPSDADQQVITSVLAGDRDAFSVLIHRYSDPLYRHALGMTGSPDVAEDILQQSFIKAFHHLAEVRGRFDAWLFRIVANGCKDWLKNIRRTHVSYEEDDQPSSYATPDEDLDRSELRQDLDRALATLNASLREAFVMKHVEGRSYEEMSDLLGTTVGALKMRVHRAREALHAILEEKYA, encoded by the coding sequence TTGGCCGTGTCCACCACCACGGTACCCGGGGCGAACCTCGACCCCTCCGATGCGGACCAACAGGTCATCACGAGCGTACTCGCGGGCGACCGCGACGCGTTCTCCGTCCTCATCCACCGATACAGCGACCCGCTGTACCGGCACGCGCTGGGGATGACCGGCAGTCCGGACGTCGCGGAAGACATTCTCCAGCAGTCGTTCATCAAGGCGTTTCACCACCTCGCCGAGGTGCGCGGGCGGTTCGATGCGTGGCTCTTCCGGATCGTAGCAAACGGGTGCAAGGATTGGCTGAAGAACATCCGCCGCACCCACGTCAGCTACGAAGAGGACGACCAGCCGTCGAGCTACGCGACCCCCGACGAGGACCTCGACCGCAGCGAGCTGCGGCAGGACCTGGACCGCGCGCTGGCCACGCTCAACGCGAGCCTCCGCGAGGCCTTCGTCATGAAACACGTCGAGGGGCGGTCGTACGAAGAGATGAGTGACCTGCTCGGGACCACCGTCGGCGCGCTCAAAATGCGCGTCCACCGCGCGCGCGAGGCGCTGCACGCCATTCTGGAGGAGAAATACGCCTGA